A genomic segment from Segniliparus rotundus DSM 44985 encodes:
- a CDS encoding queuosine precursor transporter, producing MSEPQRGARVHWASAPSTPYVFLAQMFMAVEIISNITATKSVELFSGFSLALGPVQILPVVTDGAFLLFPLSYVIGDVLSEVYGFKATRRVVWAGFAGLVLAALCFRAAISLPAAPFFDRTAAFASVLGATPWLLAAGLAGFVCGELVNSYVLVALKRRSGERRLWLRLSGSTLAGEFVDTVVFCSIAASAIGIATWRDFINYTVFGFLWKSSVEFLVMPVTYQAIKFVKRAEPSYGIV from the coding sequence ATGTCCGAGCCGCAACGCGGCGCACGGGTCCATTGGGCCTCGGCGCCGAGCACGCCGTATGTGTTCCTCGCCCAAATGTTCATGGCGGTCGAGATCATCTCGAACATCACCGCCACCAAAAGCGTGGAGCTGTTCTCAGGGTTCTCGCTCGCCCTCGGCCCGGTGCAAATCCTCCCGGTCGTGACGGACGGCGCGTTCTTGCTGTTCCCGCTCAGTTATGTGATCGGCGACGTGTTGAGCGAGGTGTACGGCTTCAAAGCCACTCGCCGCGTGGTGTGGGCGGGATTCGCCGGCCTTGTCCTGGCCGCGTTGTGCTTCCGCGCGGCCATCAGCCTGCCCGCCGCGCCGTTCTTCGACCGGACGGCGGCGTTCGCCTCGGTGCTCGGCGCGACGCCGTGGCTGCTGGCGGCGGGGCTCGCTGGGTTCGTCTGCGGCGAGCTCGTCAACAGCTATGTCCTGGTCGCGCTCAAGCGTCGTTCCGGGGAGCGGCGGCTCTGGCTGAGGCTTTCGGGTTCGACTTTGGCGGGGGAGTTCGTGGACACCGTCGTCTTCTGTTCGATTGCCGCGAGCGCGATCGGCATCGCCACTTGGCGCGATTTCATCAATTACACTGTGTTCGGCTTCTTGTGGAAGTCGTCTGTGGAGTTTCTCGTCATGCCGGTCACGTATCAGGCGATCAAGTTCGTCAAGCGCGCGGAGCCGTCGTACGGAATTGTGTGA
- a CDS encoding crotonase/enoyl-CoA hydratase family protein encodes MPVRVERRGAVTVVILDRPEVRNAIDGEHAGALVDAFLAFDEDEEANVAVLYGAGGSFCAGFDLKAVSEGRVGHIVPPGEPGIAGIGPTRLLLSKPVIAAVEGYAVAGGLELALWADLRVADPGAVFGVFCRRWGVPLIDGGTIRLPRLIGQSRALDMVLTGRPVHAEEALAFGLANRVSAAGAVLDEALALAERLADFPQQCMRHDRLSVYEQEHLSLDEAIKNEWRHGLFSLADEAVLGAAQFAAGRGRHGDFS; translated from the coding sequence ATGCCTGTTCGTGTCGAGCGCCGAGGCGCGGTCACAGTCGTCATTTTGGACCGTCCTGAGGTCCGCAATGCGATCGATGGGGAGCATGCCGGGGCGCTTGTCGACGCGTTTCTGGCCTTCGACGAGGACGAGGAGGCCAACGTCGCGGTCCTTTATGGGGCGGGCGGGAGTTTTTGCGCCGGTTTCGACCTCAAGGCGGTGTCCGAGGGCAGGGTCGGCCATATCGTCCCGCCTGGCGAGCCGGGGATCGCCGGGATCGGCCCGACCCGGCTCTTGCTCTCAAAACCCGTGATTGCCGCTGTGGAGGGGTACGCCGTCGCGGGCGGTCTCGAACTCGCGCTCTGGGCGGACCTTCGAGTCGCGGACCCCGGCGCGGTGTTCGGGGTGTTCTGCCGGCGTTGGGGGGTGCCGCTCATCGACGGCGGGACGATCCGGCTGCCTCGGCTCATCGGTCAGTCGCGCGCTTTGGACATGGTGCTCACGGGTCGCCCGGTCCACGCGGAGGAGGCGTTGGCCTTCGGCCTGGCGAACCGGGTCAGCGCGGCGGGCGCAGTGCTGGACGAAGCGCTCGCGCTCGCGGAGCGGCTCGCGGATTTCCCCCAGCAATGCATGCGGCACGACCGGCTCTCGGTGTACGAGCAGGAGCACCTGTCCCTTGACGAGGCGATCAAAAACGAGTGGCGGCATGGGCTGTTCTCGCTCGCGGACGAGGCTGTGCTCGGCGCGGCGCAGTTCGCCGCAGGCCGGGGCAGGCACGGCGATTTTTCGTGA